A single region of the Oryzias latipes chromosome 21, ASM223467v1 genome encodes:
- the gpr156 gene encoding probable G-protein coupled receptor 156, which translates to MASAGSVLSKEQLLCPICLDVFRLPVSTPCGHNFCSDCIRTYWQSPHLAQCPVCKHRFYKTPDLKVNTFISEVASHFRENKCEIDVVDQAAGDQGDVSCDVCVGKRVKAFKSCLDCLASFCETHLEPHHVVSALKKHSLISPMIGMQDRICKKHEKLLDLFCDTDQSYVCHACTKTDHAAHHIVHIEDESGHRRAQMVKMNVRVQEMISCRRQTIFEINQAVDLSKRNTEREVEESSQIFEKLIQILLKSQAEVVEAMKTKQGQVLIGAAKTTTELQQEVERLKTRKDELELLSCTEDNLYLLQKFPDFSTMPAVRQWDDLSVESAEYVGTVRRALRRAASELEEAVKVELKRLCATEFKRARRFAVDVTLDPKTAHPKLMLSKSKKEVYHSNVATDWEPQRRSLSPVLTAVMWTLLSCGIFLAFCFLFFTVRFRNNRIVKMSSPNLNVLTLCGSVLTYISGFLFAVEDHTHSPGGTSSYILQARIWTLCLGSTLVFGPILGKTWRLYRVFTQRVPDKRVIIRDIQLIGMVFLLLMVDVMVLTGWNLTDPVRCSRSVAAVMTVMQGDVSSSLSQLDACSSVYSDVWIIIIAVQKGCLLLYGTYLAGLTSNVSHTPVNQSPTIITAVTLVTLSSAVVVPVSTSLQAWPNLVYAVVAGAIFICTLATNCMLFVPQLTQCRQFEEDQNNPSQMAKYFSSPSKSQASMYSHDEIYYLLGENDSMKKLLSEKNVAIESLQEQVNSAKDKLLRLMTESRPNKDQDLDCSPTNLNSSTTQTTELQSEDPSSSLSQFDTKSRLTSCRVTSAPVLPVREFYETSSPPNSLESISPPLPEDTSSCEPQTDVSKAKESAVGDDLKSLTFPARTAEEAVHFITSLQTQRSLNPSQTVSLLSPSGLTLQTNPAGFVSSEQLKEILQELSVDAIMETTLRSPGLPPRTPSHLKLSTQSPLSLQTPHSPHPPLLFRYPSISPSMKRKRRPPFHSSRRGLAPPCLFKGPQAPSCRKTRVNCELPSPEGHTVRDVVFHDPSSDPEVERDEEGGKCRRCVLKYPTCPGQNPPAPADMEETADHKQRRKNIRDSSGYWDSDSSSSTDYCYYHRPYCDSCTQRGSLLCSDSSSDSSDSEFDDYISLCPSARPVVFKEDLKPTFV; encoded by the exons ATGGCATCTGCTGGGAGCGTTCTTTCCAAGGAGCAGCTTCTTTGCCCCATCTGTTTGGATGTCTTCCGTCTACCCGTTTCAACTCCTTGCGGACACAACTTCTGCAGTGACTGCATTCGGACGTATTGGCAGAGCCCTCATCTCGCACAGTGTCCTGTGTGCAAGCACAGGTTTTACAAGACACCTGACCTCAAGGTCAACACCTTCATATCAGAGGTGGCTTCTCACTTTAGGGAGAATAAATGTGAGATCGATGTGGTGGACCAGGCAGCAGGCGACCAAGGAGACGTTTCTTGCGACGTCTGTGTCGGAAAAAGGGTGAAGGCTTTCAAATCTTGTTTGGACTGTCTGGCTTCATTCTGCGAGACTCATCTGGAGCCCCATCATGTGGTGAGCGCCCTCAAGAAGCACAGCCTGATCAGCCCGATGATCGGCATGCAGGACAGAATTTGCAAGAAGCACGAGAAACTCCTGGATTTGTTCTGCGACACGGACCAGAGCTACGTGTGCCACGCCTGCACAAAGACGGACCACGCGGCTCATCACATTGTTCACATAGAGGATGAAAGCGGACACCGCAGAGCTCAGATGGTGAAGATGAATGTCAGAGTGCAAGAGATGATCAGCTGCAGGCGACAAACCATCTTTGAAATCAATCAAGCTGTCGATCTCAGCAAAAGAAACACGGAGAGAGAAGTTGAGGAGAGCTCGCAAATCTTTGAGAAACTGATCCAAATCCTCCTCAAAAGTCAAGCTGAGGTAGTTGAAgcgatgaaaacaaaacaaggacaAGTTCTAATCGGTGCCGCCAAGACTACaacagagctgcagcaggaggtcGAAAGGTTAAAAACAAGGAAGGATGAACTGGAGCTGCTCTCTTGCACAGAGGACAATCTCTACTTGCTCCAGAAATTCCCCGACTTCTCCACAATGCCAGCTGTCAGGCAGTGGGATGACCTCTCTGTGGAGAGTGCTGAATATGTGGGCACAGTGAGGAGGGCGCTCCGGAGAGCCGCGTCAGAGCTGGAGGAGGCCGTCAAGGTGGAGTTGAAGAGGCTCTGTGCCACTGAGTTCAAACGTGCTCGCAGGTTTGCAGTGGACGTGACCCTGGACCCCAAAACGGCTCATCCCAAACTGATGCTctccaaaagcaaaaaagaggTCTACCACAGCAACGTGGCG ACAGACTGGGAGCCCCAGCGGCGTTCCCTTTCACCGGTTCTGACCGCAGTGATGTGGACTCTGTTGTCCTGCGGCATCTTCCTGGCGTTCTGCTTCCTCTTCTTCACCGTGCGCTTCAGAAATAACAG GATAGTGAAGATGTCCAGTCCCAACCTCAACGTGCTGACTCTCTGTGGAAGTGTCCTGACGTACATCAGCGGGTTCCTGTTTGCTGTGGAAGACCACACCCACTCCCCAGGTGGAACTTCTTCATATATTCTGCAG GCCCGGATTTGGACGCTTTGTCTCGGGAGCACGTTGGTGTTTGGGCCGATTCTGGGGAAGACGTGGAGACTGTACAGAGTGTTCACTCAAAGAGTACCTGACAAGAGAGTG ATCATCCGAGACATTCAGCTGATTGGGATggtgtttctgctgctgatggTGGATGTGATGGTTCTCACCGGTTGGAATTTGACAGATCCTGTGAGGTGTTCTCGGTCTGTGGCTGCAGTTATGACG GTGATGCAGGGAGACGTTTCTTCATCTTTATCTCAGTTGGACGCTTGTTCTTCAGTGTACTCAGACGTGTGGATCATCATCATTGCTGTGCAGAAG GGTTGTCTCCTTCTCTATGGCACTTATCTGGCCGGACTGACCAGCAATGTCAGCCACACTCCGGTCAACCAGTCTCCCACCATCATAACCGCCGTCACCCTGGTCACTCTCTCCTCTGCCGTAGTCGTCCCGGTGTCCACCTCCCTGCAGGCCTGGCCTAACCTGGTCTACGCCGTTGTAGCCGGAGCCATTTTCATCTGCACTTTGGCCACAAACTGCATGCTGTTTGTGCCTCAG CTCACCCAGTGTCGACAGTTTGAGGAGGATCAGAACAACCCGAGTCAGATGGCCAAGTATTTCAGCAGCCCCAGTAAGAGCCAGGCGTCCATGTACAGCCATGATGAGATCTACTACCTGCTGGGAGAGAATGACTCCATGAAGAAACTGCTGAGTGAG aaaaatgtcgCCATTGAAAGTCTTCAGGAGCAGGTAAACAGCGCCAAAGACAAACTCCTTCGGCTCATGACGGAGAGCCGTCCCAACAAAGACCAGGATCTGGACTGTTCCCCCACTAACCTCAACTCATCCACCACTCAGACCACTGAGCTCCAGTCTGAGGACCCCTCTTCCTCTCTGTCACAGTTCGACACTAAATCCAGACTGACTTCCTGTCGTGTGACCTCTGCTCCTGTTTTACCTGTAAGGGAATTCTATGAGACTTCCTCTCCTCCAAACTCCCTCGAGTCCATTTCACCTCCTCTTCCTGAGGATACGTCCTCCTGTGAACCTCAGACAGATGTCTCAAAGGCAAAGGAGTCCGCAGTGGGCGATGACCTAAAGTCCCTCACATTTCCTGCCAGGACTGCAGAGGAGGCGGTCCACTTCATCACCTCCCTGCAAACCCAAAGAAGTCTGAACCCCTCGCAGACGGTCTCACTACTCAGTCCCAGCGGGCTGACGTTGCAGACAAACCCAGCTGGGTTTGTAAGCAGTGAGCAGCTAAAGGAGATCCTGCAGGAGCTGAGTGTGGACGCAATCATGGAGACCACGCTGCGATCTCCCGGCTTACCGCCCAGGACCCCCTCCCACCTAAAACTCAGCACACAGTCCCCACTGTCCCTGCAGACACCCCACTCCCCACATCCACCCCTCCTGTTCCGCTACCCCAGCATCTCCCCCAGCATGAAGAGAAAGCGTCGGCCGCCTTTTCACTCCAGCAGAAGAGGTTTGGCCCCTCCATGTCTCTTCAAGGGCCCACAAGCCCCCAGCTGCAGAAAGACTAGAGTTAACTGTGAGCTCCCGTCTCCAGAAGGTCATACCGTGAGGGACGTGGTTTTCCATGATCCAAGCAGCGACCCGGAAGTGGAAAGAGACGAGGAGGGGGGGAAATGCAGAAGATGTGTCTTAAAATATCCCACGTGTCCAGGACAGAACCCTCCAGCTCCGGCTGACATGGAGGAGACGGCTGATCACAAGCAGCGCCGCAAAAACATTCGAGACTCCAGCGGATACTGGGACTCCGACTCCAGCAGCTCCACAGACTACTGCTACTATCATCGACCTTACTGCGACTCCTGCACGCAGAGAGGCTCGCTGCTCTGCTCCGACAGCTCCTCGGACTCCTCTGACAGCGAGTTCGACGACTACATCAGCCTCTGCCCGTCCGCACGGCCCGTGGTGTTCAAGGAAGACCTCAAACCCACTTTTGTGTGA